The following are encoded together in the Lactuca sativa cultivar Salinas chromosome 1, Lsat_Salinas_v11, whole genome shotgun sequence genome:
- the LOC128127129 gene encoding protein FAR1-RELATED SEQUENCE 4-like, translating into MSDCFDYSSDDTEDDDQYGEEDVNCNEYDDDDFYKSDDQFDGRNQISDYASECTNRTDSEEESFNSNVVDSPGGKTKLWKPIVPKDFMPDVNAIYQSLEEAVEMYKLYADKAGFGVRLNTVTRFGDKTIKKRYVVCNKMGKIPNRSTDTLEPEGSGRNKRNLNFKITDYKALIKFERLHMQTNACKIYEFEENHNQPLETKEERRYSKRARRLSYKDKEFIVRSSTSNIGATKAHKLQASLQGGYENVGPEAIDYKNFRRKVGNIIGDKDAQLVVDKMNMRKDEFHNYTFEYKCVDSVLNAMFWADETDKLYYKYGMIFVPFTAIDNHKRSINIGAGLLSNESIESYRWLLEAFLKAHVKHPQLVLTDQDPTIYRPLKQYFLILIIVYVCGTL; encoded by the exons ATGTCGGACTGTTTTGATTATAGTAGCGATGATACAGAAGATGATGATCAATATGGCGAAGAAGACGTCAACTGTAATGAATATGACGACGACGATTTCTATAAGTCTGATGATCAATTCGACGGAAGAAATCAAATTTCGGATTATGCTAGTGAAT GTACAAATCGAACTGATTCTGAAGAGGAATCATTCAATAGTAATGTTGTTGACTCTCCTGGTGGGAAAACCAAGTTGTGGAAACCTATTGTTCCTAAAGATTTTATGCCAGATGTAAATGCTATATATCAATCATTAGAGGAGGCGGTTGAAATGTATAAATTATATGCAGATAAAGCAGGTTTTGGTGTCAGATTAAATACAGTAACGAGGTTTGGTGACAAAACCATTAAAAAAAGGTATGTAGTGTGCAACAAAATGGGTAAAATACCTAACAGATCAACTGACACTTTGGAACCTGAGGGGAGTGGAAGGAATAAACGAAACTTAAACTTCAAAATTACGGACTACAAGGCATTGATAAAGTTTGAAAGGTTACATATGCAAACTAATGCGTGTAAAATATATGAGTTTGAAGAGAATCACAACCAACCCCTAGAGACGAAAGAAGAAAGACGGTATTCCAAACGTGCACGACGACTTAGTTATAAAGACAAGGAGTTTATAGTGCGTTCTTCAACATCTAACATCGGTGCAACAAAGGCACACAAGTTACAAGCTAGTTTGCAAGGAGGTTATGAAAACGTTGGCCCTGAAGCAATTGATTATAAAAATTTCAGAAGGAAGGTGGGAAACATTATAGGTGACAAGGATGCACAGCTGGTTGTTGACAAAATGAACATGAGGAAAGATGAGTTTCATAATTACACATTTGAGTATAAATGTGTTGATAGTGTGTTAAACGCAATGTTTTGGGCGGATGAAACCGATAAGTTATATTACAA GTATGGAATGATTTTTGTGCCGTTTACAGCCATTGATAACCACAAACGTTCAATAAACATTGGGGCAGGTTTGTTAAGCAACGAGTCAATAGAATCTTATCGTTGGTTGCTCGAAGCTTTTTTGAAAGCACATGTAAAACACCCTCAATTAGTGTTAACAGACCAAGATCCAACAATTTACAGGCCGTTGAAGCAATATTTCCTAATTCTAATCATCGTTTATGTATGTGGCACATTATGA